The nucleotide window cccaccagccccttTGGGCTGGGGGCCTTTCCTGTCCTTGGACCCAGTGCCTGACAGCTGGTTTGGGGGGGActggaggagggggtgagggCATGCTGAGTGTGACAATAGGGCAGGCTTTGTCCAGAGGCCACACTGTGCCTCCGCTGACCTTGGAACTAAGTGACCCTGGCCAACCAGGGGAGGcggtttccttctttctctggtCTGCAggtttttaatgtcttctttgtTGGTTTGGGGCCCTAGAGACGGAACTGAAGGAGAGACTTTtggctgctccctccctcctggacAAAATGGTGCATGCTTTTCCTGTTTAAACAGGGCACAGTTGTGAAGCGCCCTGACTCCGCACACACCAAGGCCGGGCAACGGCTGCAataaatcaataggaaaataGAAGCTGCCAGTTAGACTAAACAAGTGCATTTGCAAAGATGGCTAGCCCTCATTAATCACTCTGACAGTCCTAAAAACACATTTCCCCTTTAATGACTGTATTTGGATAATCAGTGCTTTTTCCTCCTCAGTCAGAGTTTGAGTAACAGACAGCTGGTGTTATTACAGCCATTGGGGAGGGAGCGCTGGGATCAGGGTTGAGAGAGAACCATCTACTGGAGGTCTCCTCGAAAGGGCTGGGCTGCAGCGCAGTAATGAGGGGGAGCTTTGTGCTGCCGCTGACAGCCACGGGCAAGTTCCCCTCTAAACCTTGACACCCACCTGCATGATgtgaaaacaaaaacctcctgggggaggggggcagagttTAATGGGGTTGGCCCATTTCTCCTGGGTCAGGGAGACAAGAGAGTTTCCTTGGCGGCGAGGTCGGGAGATGCATCCATGTGCTTTGGCTTTGTTTCCGTGAGGTGACTTTGGCTTTCAGGAGAAAGTTGGAAACCCAGCACATTCCTCTTTATAAATGATGTAACACATTAATGCGCAGTGCATTATGAAAATGGTAATTCAAACCCATAGTGCTTCAAATTAAACCATACATTATCAGATGCACTCAACCATCTATTTTGCAAAAAGGCAGgatgaatgaaatcaaatcaAACAGAAAACTGGAGTGCTGCTTCCCCTCCAGAATGATTAATAAAGTACAGAGCCACAGTATTATTGGAAGATGGATTCCAAGGAAAACCCATCAGGAAGGAGTTAGTTCCTATATGGAGAGATGTACAACCCGGGATACTGGGTAGGTGAAGGCAATGATGGCCACATAAAAGTGGCAGAGGGCCCCACACCTCCTACTTGGGCTGTGGGTTCTCAGGGGATAGACTTGGGGCAGGAAGTGTGGGAATGACTGGGAAGTGAAAAACTTTGCACTACAAAATTCCGTTTCTGTCAAACCTGTACACCaggcctttccttccctctccctctgccctcctcctgctGCCCATGAAACGACAAAAATAACCAGGCAGGAGGTGTGAAAATAGGACCTAGAGCCAGGAACAGTCCAGAGTCTCAGGTTCTGCCTCTGTGGCCGCCACTCTTCCTGGTGCCTTGGGAGAGGGTATGAGGAAGAAGCGAGAAAGgttaggaagaaaaggagaaaaggagacagagagatggaaggTAGAATTGATTCCCAAAGATTACAGTTGCCGGGTGAATGACCTATGCAAATAAGCAGCTGGTGGGGGTATTATCTCTATTAaaatagcaactttttttttttttttttgctttttagggctgcacccgtggcatatggaagttcccaggctagtggttgaatcagagctgcagctgcagcctatgccacagcttgtggcaacacagaatccttaacccactgatcgaggccaggggtcaaatccacatcctcatgaatactagccccATGccataacccaatgagccacaatgggaactcctaaaacatcaACTTTATTTGGTGAGAATGTAGCTCCTGAAAGTAACAAAGTCCTCCCCCACCACAAGCTAATAAAAACAGCTGCCTGTCTTAGGAGGGTTACCCATTTACGGCAGGGAAAGCTGACATATGAGGGTGAGAAGTGGGTCGCTCTGGACCACAATGCCTGCTCTTGGTGTCCAATGCAGTGGGGGACGGCCTTTTCCATCCAGGCCAAAGGCACCCTTCCAGGTCTGTAAGGCCATACATTTTCTGGGAGGAAATGTAATCCTCTGAGGAGTTTCTAACTGGCATTCTCACACCTCAAGTGTAAGCCAAACACCTAGAAAGAAGTTTCTTCTGCCCTACGGAGAGTCTGCTTTCTCCTGTGCCAACAAGCGGAGCTCTGTGGTCCTTAGATAGGAAGGTCTAAAGTCCACagtttaagaaagagaaaagtttaAGTTCCCCTGCAGAGGGAGCAAGTTCCAGCAGTTTGAGCAGGCCCTTAAAAACCAACCAAGCAACCTACCAACCAGCCAACCAAAAAAGGTATCTGAAGGAAAGAGGGGGATTTGAGAGGTAGGGAAGATGGGAAAGAGAATAATCGAGTgcaaaacaacagagaaaaagaaaagtcaagttaCTACGTTTCACGTCTTTCAAAGCTTCCGGCCAGCCGATGTGAACTCTGAGACGTCGGATAAGGATAATTTCCCAGGAGGACCCCGAGGACACTGCTCTCAGGGCAACTTCTCCAGCCCAGGCAGTTTCTCCCTGACTTCGCTGCCCACCGCCCAGCCCCCTCTGTGCTCGCAACGTTGCCAGCAGTCCAGGTCCTTTCCCCAGAGACGCACGGAGTCGGCTGGAGCACCGGCACTGCCATTTTCTGCAGAAGACTGGGGCTTTCTTGATTAGTGAAGGAATTATGCCCGGAAACAAAGCTATAGGCTtaccccaaccccccaaactatTCTCCCCCACCACCGCGAAAACATCTTTCGCTGAGGTTCTGTCAGGTCCAAGTTGATGCCCACCCTGTGATTCTCTGCTGGAGTTTGGGGCCGGCTGTAGGCTGAAACAGCGCGCAGAGAAAGCATCTCTGTCTCCTCCTTCTGCACTTGACCTCTGGGTCTATGGTCGTTTCAAAAGGACAGAATTTACGGAGCAGAAATGCCCCCAAAGTGGCTTTCCTCacagagaaagcaaagcaaaacaacgCAAACATCAACAACAGTACCTCCAAAGGCTTCGCGGCGCCGACGCAGAGGAGAGCCGCCAGGAGGGGGCGAGGAAGGCTCGCCTAACAGGTGGCCCCGCACGCTCTGCTGGGAGAAGCGGGCGCCCTGCGTCCCGCAGCAGAAAGCTGAGCTGTGCCAGCCTCTGCGGgcgcctctccccctccccaagctCGGGGGTAGTGGACGAGTTAGCACCCGAGATTACGCGCAGGCCCtgggctcccccgccccccagaatACCCTGCGCAGTGGGGAGGTGCCTCGGCCCTCTCCGACCATCCCGCAAAAGAGCACCCCAACCCTCGCCTGCCCGAGGATGCGGAAGCCGGTGTCAATCGTGTGAGCTCAAGAAAACAAGGACCGAGGGTAGCTTCTAGGTTCCGAGTAATCTACTAAAAGCCTTGCCTTCTCCGCAAAACCAAACTCCGTTCAGAGCAGTCTCTGGGGGCGCAGATGACTGGCATCTACAATCTAGCGCTGGCCTTGGGAAGCCCCCAAACCTGAGAAGCACCCTTCTGTGCAGGTGCTTTTACATTTGGCTTCCAGGTGTATAAAAGGCACTGTCGGGGAAAAGAAACCCTATTTGGAGTTCGAAGCTTGGATGGTGAGGTCGGGACTGACGCGTCTCTCCCTTCTGCCACCAGGTGGCGCCAGAGGCACGTCGCTTCTGCTCACCCGCAGGGTCTGGGAACAGTGCTACCAAGTCTCTGGGCCCTGGATCCCTTCTCAGCCCCTTGTACCTCGAATCTCGACCCAGAGGAAAACCCACATTTACACATCCCCTCCACCCTGTTCCCAGGAAATGTCAAGTCCTTTGAAATGAGGCTAGGCGCTACGTAACCAAGTTGCGGGGGGGGGCAGTTTTAGGTTATTTGTAATGGGTTGGCagaagttgtttttttctccGCCCCCGCCTCCTTCCTTGAGCAAAGGCATTAAACTCGTCCTTGAACGGAAATCTGAGAAGGAAACCATCAGGTATTTTAGGCAAGAATGAAAGAAGAGCATCTGCTAAGGTGTCTGGAAATGGGACGGTGGGTGAGGCAAGAAACACACCAGGGTGTGAATATAGCCAAGTACTCCATTTATTAACAAAATAAGTCTTACCAAGGGAGAGCTCTATTCATCCCCAACAGGCCCCGCAGCCCCGCGAGGCTGGGCTGCCGAagaccaggagggagggagggtgttgGGAGAAGACCCAGGGGGCGAGTCTTCAATCCCAATGACTGAGGGAGCCCACGGCAACTCTGGGGACTCTGTTGGGTAAGGCGTGGGAAGGGGCGGGGACCGCTGTGATCCCCGTGCTCCCTGACTCCCCCGCCTTCCCCCCCAACAGCTAACAAGTTTGTATCGCCAGCTCGATATTACCACGGGTCTGCTTTGGAAGGATCTAGCAAGAATCACTGACCCAGCCCCTACCACCAGGACAGGGGCCGATGACCGAGAGAAAAACAATGACTAGAAAAGCACTTCGCAAACTCTAAAGAGCAAAGTTTCATGCCAGCAGGGCCTTCTAAGGACTTTTTCTTGAGTAAGATGAGTCCTTGCAAGGTCCCCCACCAGCAGGCAGTGTGACCACTGGTGTTTGGAGACAGCAAGGGTCTGGAAGTGGGAAGGCTCTGTAGAAGGCCTCTAGGGCCACTGACTCTTGCTCAGAGCAAGACAGGGGAGCCAGACTCTaattgggggtggtggtggggagggtgcAGCTCAGGAACCCTGCGGGGAGAAAGTGGGCGGGGAGGAGTCACAGAGCTGAGTTCCGGGTCTACAAGGGCGCAAGACTTCCAGCTCCCAAGGCCGCTCCCTGCACCCCCAAATGCCTTACAAAAAATATCTCCTCTCTGTTACttgtacaaaggaaaaaaacaaaacaaaacaaacaaaaaaaccaacaacagaaCCGCTAATGGACGGAAACAAGAAGGAATgaaggggaaagagaagcaggaaatgTAGTTGGAACGGTTAAGAAGCATGCAAGAAATTCCCcaggaagggaaaacaaaaagaaccccactctccctcctcccccgaaaaccaaaccaatcaaaaaacaaacaaacaaacaaaacaggcaaaaggaaaaaaaaattaaaacttacatctaagaaaaagaaaagcagaaaataaaggaagaggggCGGGGGAACCTGTAGTTACTCatgtaattaatattattatttagagGGAAACAGACTTTTTGCATACCATTGACTCGTGTGGGCCGTTAATGCACTTATAATTCCCAGCTTGTAAGCTAACATTAtagtaaataaatacacagtCCGGTGGGGAAGAGGGTCTGGGGGGGGTCCAGCAAGGATAAGCAGTGGCGGAGGCTGCAGCGGGAgtagggggggggaggggggggggaggggagggggggggagggagaggaggctggggagggaggcagggctgtaGTTACTGGTATCCGAGAGCGGAGGCTGAGGCCAGTCTCTGTCCGTACAGCGCGTACGGTGAGTAGTAGGGTCCGGCTGTGGGAAGGGACGGCACGGCCAGGCCCCCAGCTGTGGATAAGTGGCTCTTGCCGTAGGGGTGGTACCGGCTTAGCCCCAAAGTGTGTGGACTCCGCAAAGACAGCGACCCGGGGCTGCCGGGGGCGGTGGGCGGGGGGAGGTGCAGATGGCAGGAGGCGGCGGCCGCAGCCGCCGCAGCGGCGCTGCCCAGGCCTGAGGCCCCCGGGTAGGCGGCCAGAAGTTTCTCCGCGCCGGGCAGGGCCGTGTGGGTCCGTAGGTGGCTGAGCAGCTCCTCTGAGGTGGCGAAGCGCTTGTCGCACGGCCCGCTGGCCGCCACCCAGTTGCAGCTGTGCGGCAGCGGTTCGTTCTGCAGCATGAAGCCGTAGGTGTAGAGCGGGTGGCCGGGGAGCGCAGCCTGGGCGGCGCTGGACGAGAGCGCAGCGGGCTGTAGCGGGTGCCCGGGGTACACCAACGGGTAGCCCCCAGCTTTAAGACCGGGCCCGGCCGGGTCGTGTGCGCTGCAGGTGGAGCAGCTGGAGCCTCCAAGGTGTGAGGCGCCGTGGTAGCCTCCCAGGCAGTAGGGGTCTCGGCATAATCCCTGTAGAAAGGAGGGCGGGGAGGCCCCGGTGAGCGGGCTGGAGCTGGGGGGCTTGCCCGGCGGCAGGCCCAGGCCCCCCGATAGCTGGCCTCCCACGAGGCCGGACTTGCTGGGATCCAGGCCAGGCACGAACTGAGACGGGTAGCCGGCGTAGGCGCCCACGATGGAGCCGTGGTAGCCGATGCTGGAGGGTGGCAGCGGGAACACCGAGTGGCCCGGCTTATAGGGCGACACCGGCGCCACGTGGCCAGCCCCCACCAACGCGGAGGGTGGCTCCGACTTGCGCCCGGAGGCCCCGGCCTCCGTGCCGCTGCCGCTGTGCCCGCCCGGCTCCCCACCGTTGCCGCGGCTCACGGCCGCAGGCTCCGGGCTGGGCTTGGGCTCCTGGTCTTTCTTGTCCAGCTCCCCGCTGCCGCCTGCGCCGCCGTTCTTGCAGTCAGAGTGGTGCGGGGAGCCGCCCCGAGAGCCACCAGGGGAGGATGAGGACGAGGACGCGGAGACCGGCGCTCCATGCGGGGGGAAGGGCGTGCAGGCGGCGCTTGGGACCCTGAAGCCCGCCTTGTCTCCTGgggacaaggaggaggaggaggtggtggaggacACGGAGGAGGAGCCGCTGTCTTTGCGGGAGTCGCCGCCTCCGGAGCCCTTGGAGTAGGGCTTGAAGCTGGACTTGTCCTCGGCCGGGGAGTCCCCCAGCTGCTTGAGAGCCGCAGAAGCGGAGGCGGCGCCGGAGGCGGAGCGGCTGGGGTCCTTCTCTGCTCCCAGCCCGTTGGCCGCCGCTACCGAGTTGAGCTTAGACGAGGGCGGCGGGTCCGGCTTGCCGATCTGCGAGCAAGTCTGGGCCAGCAACGCCAAAGGACTCTTCTTGGCGTCCAGCTGTGGGAGACAGCGgcaaggggagggagaaggggagtgaGACGAGAAACCGCTCGGGAGAGTGAACAAGTGGGGTGCCTgggaagctggggggggggggggcgaggggaGCCGACGAGGCGGCGGGACGAGGCGAGAAGACCTTGGGGACAGGGTCTGGGGAGCGAGGGCGGGACTGCTGGGCGGAACTGCGCTAACCCTGCTGGCCGGTGAGATCCCTCGCTCTCGGTGTCCCCGGAGTGCGCCACCGGTCCCGGGAAAAGAGCAATGGAAGTAGTCTACCAAAGGTGACTTCTCTGGAGTCAGGGCTAAGGGAGGGCCTGTAACTCGCCCCCTGCCCTCGAATCTCCCCCTACTCTATGCCCAGGGAAAAACTTATTGCTTCAGTTTGGGTAACTTCGCTTAGGACGGGTTTCAGGCGGTGGCGCCGCGGGGTAGAAGCCGGGAAAAGCGCGTTCAGAAGCTAGGGCTGCCTTTGGCGCTCTCTTGGTAGCCCCTCCCTCCCGGGGAGGGCACCCAGGGAAGTGGGAGGAAGAAAGACCTGGGATCGGGAGTGCCGGGGCGTAGTGCGCTCTAACCGGATGGGACAGAGGCGGAGCAGGACCGGGCCGATCCGGCTTCAAAGAGAACAAACCCGGGTAGAGAGAGGTGGGCGGGAGAGGCCCAGGAGAGATCTTCTCCGGCCTGGAAACTGGGTGGCGAGGAAAAGTAAAAGACCCAGTGGAGACTCCAAGAGCAAACCCAATCCGGGAGAAAACATGTAGCTCCGAAAGGCGAGTGTGGAAGGGGAACCTTTCCGGAAAAGCCCCGGGAGAACCGTGTGGGCTCTGATCCCTCTGTTCTCCGTCCCTTCTCACACCGTCCGCCAGTGTGGCCGGACCTGAGCGTCGCACCGAGCCCCAGGGCGCAGGGAGCAGGGCCGTGGGCCCGGCAGTGGTGGGCGGAATGGGGCCGGCGCTGGACTGGCAGCGACCAGTCGACTGACCTCAATGGGGCTGACGGGAGTGGAGGACAGCGGCTGCAGGTACTCCGGATGCAGGAGGTGGCCGGTGTGCGCGCTCAGCATCTTCAGGACCCTGATGGGGAGCCGGTTTGCCTGGCGCAGGGGGTCCGCCGGGGGCAAGAGAGACACCGCCGCCGGCACCGCCGGCCTCTTCCCGCCTCCGCCGCTACCGCTGCCGCTGCTTTCGGGTGTCCTTGGGTTAGATCCAGCGGGCGAATCGCTCATTTGGAGGAGGCAGCGccactgggggggtggggagggagggggagcacCGGGGAGGCGAGCTCCCGCGGCGGGTGGGCTCGCTCCGCAGCGCCAAGCGCGGTGCAGCAGCCGCTGCGcctccacccctcctccaccGACGCCACCGCCGCcgctgcagccgccgccgccgccgccgccgccgccgccgccgccgccgccgccgccgccgctatTCCCGGCGAGCAACACAAAAACCTTCGCCTTCCGCGAGCCGCACGTCAAATAGCCGCGATCGGCAGCCACACTTCAAAGGGATCGCCGCGGCCGCCCAATCGCAGCTCTCGCCGGGACCCCGGGGCGGGGAGAGCGGCGGGCGGAGGCCGGCGCCGCCGGTGGGCGGGGAGAGCCTTAAAGGGGCCTCGCCTGCGCGCGCCTCTCCCGCCTCGGCCTTTACCACTCTCCgcactcctcccctccccccaactggGCCACCCCCGCCCTGGGGTCCCAGAGAGCAGGGGACTTCTCCGTGACCCCAGGGTCTGCGCCCTGTCTTTCGCTAGCTTCCCTATCGCTCTGTTCTCTCTCCCTTCGCACCGCGGGGAGTTGGTGCTGGCGGGGGCAGTCACCCTCAGGCCgtgtgtgtttggggtggggtggactggggtgggggtggggtaggagcTCCCGGCGTTGGCTTTCTTACAGTCA belongs to Phacochoerus africanus isolate WHEZ1 chromosome 3, ROS_Pafr_v1, whole genome shotgun sequence and includes:
- the ZNF703 gene encoding zinc finger protein 703, with translation MSDSPAGSNPRTPESSGSGSGGGGKRPAVPAAVSLLPPADPLRQANRLPIRVLKMLSAHTGHLLHPEYLQPLSSTPVSPIELDAKKSPLALLAQTCSQIGKPDPPPSSKLNSVAAANGLGAEKDPSRSASGAASASAALKQLGDSPAEDKSSFKPYSKGSGGGDSRKDSGSSSVSSTTSSSSLSPGDKAGFRVPSAACTPFPPHGAPVSASSSSSSPGGSRGGSPHHSDCKNGGAGGSGELDKKDQEPKPSPEPAAVSRGNGGEPGGHSGSGTEAGASGRKSEPPSALVGAGHVAPVSPYKPGHSVFPLPPSSIGYHGSIVGAYAGYPSQFVPGLDPSKSGLVGGQLSGGLGLPPGKPPSSSPLTGASPPSFLQGLCRDPYCLGGYHGASHLGGSSCSTCSAHDPAGPGLKAGGYPLVYPGHPLQPAALSSSAAQAALPGHPLYTYGFMLQNEPLPHSCNWVAASGPCDKRFATSEELLSHLRTHTALPGAEKLLAAYPGASGLGSAAAAAAAAASCHLHLPPPTAPGSPGSLSLRSPHTLGLSRYHPYGKSHLSTAGGLAVPSLPTAGPYYSPYALYGQRLASASALGYQ